The Amphiprion ocellaris isolate individual 3 ecotype Okinawa chromosome 6, ASM2253959v1, whole genome shotgun sequence genome contains a region encoding:
- the aldh3b2 gene encoding aldehyde dehydrogenase family 3 member B1 isoform X2, whose translation MSRPPSPSPARWFQALRRTRLGEPCLKTYGLECVELLRRARVAFQAGRTLKENFRLAQLEAVVRMLEEHECDFVDALGRDLHKPRFETVVSELILVKNEALHAINNLKKWMQPHPVERNLSTSLDECVVISEPLGVVFIMGTWCSPVQMCLVPLVGAIAAGNCAIIGPSECTAHTSDLLHRLIPFYLDNECFHVILAGTNDLPEVVELKFDHVLFSGNREEGSRIAQAAARTLTPVTLILGGKNPCYVDQHCDINTAAQRIAWACFQNAGQSLVAPDYILCHADVKARLVQALKCCLMQFYGSDPKESRSFGRMVNLEIFNRTRDMLWRSGKVAVGGQVIEAEKYIAPTILTEVSESDPIMQQEVFGPVLPFLTVDSVDDAITFINKQEKPLCVYAFSSNSKVTTRLMSETSSGSFCSNDCILQSMMVALPFGGVGASGMGSFHGRYSFDTFSHRKSCLLRGTRFECVTYLRYPPYEDRNLSLMAWASTLSQKSQGWCQIL comes from the exons ATGAGCCGTCCGCCGAGTCCTTCTCCAGCCCGATGGTTCCAGGCTCTGCGCAG GACCAGGCTGGGGGAGCCATGTTTGAAGACATACGGTCTGGAGTGTGTAGAACTGCTGAGGAGAGCCAGAGTTGCCTTCCAAGCTGGACGCACCCTCAAGGAGAACTTCAGACTGGCTCAGCTGGAGGCTGTGGTGCGAATGCTGGAGGAGCACGAGTGTGACTTTGTGGATGCTCTTGGACGGGACCTTCATAAG CCACGGTTTGAAACTGTCGTATCTGAGCTGATTCTTGTCAAGAATGAGGCCCTTCATGCCATCAACAACTTAAAAAAGTGGATGCAGCCACATCCTGTGGAAAGAAATCTG TCCACCTCGTTGGATGAGTGTGTGGTGATCAGTGAGCCGCTGGGGGTGGTGTTCATCATGGGGACCTGGTGTAGTCCTGTTCAAATGTGTCTGGTGCCGTTAGTTGGGGCCATCGCAGCAG GAAACTGTGCAATCATTGGCCCCTCTGAGTGCACCGCTCACACATCAGACCTGCTTCATCGTCTCATTCCCTTCTACCTGGACAAT gAATGCTTCCATGTGATTCTTGCAGGCACGAATGACTTGCCTGAAGTCGTGGAACTCAAATTTGATCATGTTCTCTTTTCAG GaaacagagaggagggaagcagaATTGCTCAGGCGGCAGCTCGCACTCTCACACCAGTCACCCTGATTTTGGGAGGCAAGAACCCGTGTTATGTGGACCAGCACTGTGACATTAATACCGCTGCTCAGCGCATCGCTTGGGCATGTTTCCAGAATGCTGGACAGAGCTTAGTGGCTCCTGACTACATTTTATGCCACGCAGATGTCAAAGCACGGCTGGTACAAGCCCTAAAGTGCTGTCTGATGCAGTTCTATGGTTCCGATCCCAAAGAGTCCCGCAGCTTTGGCCGCATGGTCAATCTGGAGATTTTCAACCGTACCAGAGACATGTTGTGGAGATCTGGCAAGGTGGCTGTCGGTGGGCAGGTGATAGAAGCAGAGAAATATATTG CCCCAACAATTTTGACAGAGGTGTCAGAATCAGACCCCATCATGCAACAGGAGGTTTTTGGTCCAGTTCTTCCTTTTCTGACTGTAGACAGTGTGGATGACGCAATTACCTTCATTAATAAGCAAGAAAAACCCCTCTGTGTGTATGCATTTTCCAGCAACAGTAAG GTCACTACAAGACTAATGAGTGAGACCTCTAGTGGAAGCTTTTGCTCCAATGACTGCATCCTGCAGAGTATGATGGTGGCTTTGCCTTTTGGCGGCGTAG GTGCCAGTGGAATGGGCTCCTTCCATGGCCGCTACAGCTTTGATACCTTCTCTCACAGAAAATCATGCCTGCTAAGAGGCACACGGTTTGAGTGTGTCACCTACCTGCGTTATCCACCCTATGAGGACCGCAATCTGTCCCTAATGGCATGGGCCAGCACCTTGTCCCAGAAGAGCCAGGGCTGGTGCCAGATCCTGTGA
- the aldh3b2 gene encoding aldehyde dehydrogenase family 3 member B1 isoform X1 has translation MSGKTRACSACQRNGRLTCRRTRLGEPCLKTYGLECVELLRRARVAFQAGRTLKENFRLAQLEAVVRMLEEHECDFVDALGRDLHKPRFETVVSELILVKNEALHAINNLKKWMQPHPVERNLSTSLDECVVISEPLGVVFIMGTWCSPVQMCLVPLVGAIAAGNCAIIGPSECTAHTSDLLHRLIPFYLDNECFHVILAGTNDLPEVVELKFDHVLFSGNREEGSRIAQAAARTLTPVTLILGGKNPCYVDQHCDINTAAQRIAWACFQNAGQSLVAPDYILCHADVKARLVQALKCCLMQFYGSDPKESRSFGRMVNLEIFNRTRDMLWRSGKVAVGGQVIEAEKYIAPTILTEVSESDPIMQQEVFGPVLPFLTVDSVDDAITFINKQEKPLCVYAFSSNSKVTTRLMSETSSGSFCSNDCILQSMMVALPFGGVGASGMGSFHGRYSFDTFSHRKSCLLRGTRFECVTYLRYPPYEDRNLSLMAWASTLSQKSQGWCQIL, from the exons ATGAGTGGGAAAACAAGGGCTTGCTCTGCTTGTCAGAGGAATGGACGGCTGACGTGCAGGAG GACCAGGCTGGGGGAGCCATGTTTGAAGACATACGGTCTGGAGTGTGTAGAACTGCTGAGGAGAGCCAGAGTTGCCTTCCAAGCTGGACGCACCCTCAAGGAGAACTTCAGACTGGCTCAGCTGGAGGCTGTGGTGCGAATGCTGGAGGAGCACGAGTGTGACTTTGTGGATGCTCTTGGACGGGACCTTCATAAG CCACGGTTTGAAACTGTCGTATCTGAGCTGATTCTTGTCAAGAATGAGGCCCTTCATGCCATCAACAACTTAAAAAAGTGGATGCAGCCACATCCTGTGGAAAGAAATCTG TCCACCTCGTTGGATGAGTGTGTGGTGATCAGTGAGCCGCTGGGGGTGGTGTTCATCATGGGGACCTGGTGTAGTCCTGTTCAAATGTGTCTGGTGCCGTTAGTTGGGGCCATCGCAGCAG GAAACTGTGCAATCATTGGCCCCTCTGAGTGCACCGCTCACACATCAGACCTGCTTCATCGTCTCATTCCCTTCTACCTGGACAAT gAATGCTTCCATGTGATTCTTGCAGGCACGAATGACTTGCCTGAAGTCGTGGAACTCAAATTTGATCATGTTCTCTTTTCAG GaaacagagaggagggaagcagaATTGCTCAGGCGGCAGCTCGCACTCTCACACCAGTCACCCTGATTTTGGGAGGCAAGAACCCGTGTTATGTGGACCAGCACTGTGACATTAATACCGCTGCTCAGCGCATCGCTTGGGCATGTTTCCAGAATGCTGGACAGAGCTTAGTGGCTCCTGACTACATTTTATGCCACGCAGATGTCAAAGCACGGCTGGTACAAGCCCTAAAGTGCTGTCTGATGCAGTTCTATGGTTCCGATCCCAAAGAGTCCCGCAGCTTTGGCCGCATGGTCAATCTGGAGATTTTCAACCGTACCAGAGACATGTTGTGGAGATCTGGCAAGGTGGCTGTCGGTGGGCAGGTGATAGAAGCAGAGAAATATATTG CCCCAACAATTTTGACAGAGGTGTCAGAATCAGACCCCATCATGCAACAGGAGGTTTTTGGTCCAGTTCTTCCTTTTCTGACTGTAGACAGTGTGGATGACGCAATTACCTTCATTAATAAGCAAGAAAAACCCCTCTGTGTGTATGCATTTTCCAGCAACAGTAAG GTCACTACAAGACTAATGAGTGAGACCTCTAGTGGAAGCTTTTGCTCCAATGACTGCATCCTGCAGAGTATGATGGTGGCTTTGCCTTTTGGCGGCGTAG GTGCCAGTGGAATGGGCTCCTTCCATGGCCGCTACAGCTTTGATACCTTCTCTCACAGAAAATCATGCCTGCTAAGAGGCACACGGTTTGAGTGTGTCACCTACCTGCGTTATCCACCCTATGAGGACCGCAATCTGTCCCTAATGGCATGGGCCAGCACCTTGTCCCAGAAGAGCCAGGGCTGGTGCCAGATCCTGTGA
- the mmab gene encoding corrinoid adenosyltransferase has translation MTSFVIKPALLRCFVRTSRFIGDHRTKKPLCSRRSYATDGDNRVPKIYTKTGDKGFSSTFTGERRPKEDHIFEALGNTDELSSAIGLAREFCLDKGHMFTYQLDKIQCILQDVGSNIATPQSSARESHIKRTKFTAQPIADMETWIDTFTAELPPLTNFILPSGGKSSAALHLARTVCRRAERSVAPIVRSGEADPDVAKFLNRLSDYLFTVARYAAMKEGNEEKIYKRPE, from the exons ATGACATCGTTTGTTATCAAACCTGCTCTTCTCCGCTGTTTTGTTCGGACAAGCAGGTTCATAGGCGACCATCGCACGAAGAAACCATTGTGTTCCCGCAGAAG TTATGCCACTGATGGAGATAACAGGGTCCCCAAAATATACACCAAAACTGGAGACAAAG GTTTCTCAAGCACATTTACAGGAGAAAGGAGACCAAAGGAAGATCACATTTTTGAAGCTTTAGGAAATACAGATGAACTTTCATCAGCTATAGG ATTGGccagagaattttgccttgaCAAAGGTCACATGTTCACTTATCAACTGGACAAG ATACAGTGCATTTTACAAGATGTGGGCTCCAATATCGCTACACCTCAATCGTCTGCAAGAGAAAGTCATATAA AAAGGACTAAATTTACTGCTCAGCCAATTGCAGACATGGAGACCTGGATTGATACCTTTACAGCAGAACTCCCTCCACTGACCAACTTCATTTTACCA TCCGGCGGAAAGAGTAGCGCAGCTTTGCACTTGGCTCGGACGGTCTGTCGGAGAGCAGAACGCAG tGTTGCCCCAATTGTGCGCTCAGGGGAGGCAGATCCAGATGTTGCCAAGTTCTTGAACAG ATTGAGCGACTACCTGTTCACCGTCGCCAGATATGCAGCCATGAAAGAAGGCAACGAGGAGAAAATCTACAAAAGACCTGAATGA